In a genomic window of Streptomyces sp. BHT-5-2:
- a CDS encoding TIGR03086 family metal-binding protein, with protein sequence MGNNDILGTHAEALTLFGERVHAVREDQWEAPTPCTEWSVFDLVNHLTSEQLWVPRLVRDGATIASVDGDFDGDQLGEDPVGAWDGAAAAAKAAFAEPGALHRSVHLSYGTTPADAYCTQMTADAVVHTWDLSRAIGADERLPDRLVGAALREVEPYAEVLAGTGLFAEPVEPPRGADELTRLLCLLGRRP encoded by the coding sequence ATGGGCAACAACGACATCCTGGGCACCCACGCCGAGGCGCTGACGCTCTTCGGCGAGCGGGTCCACGCCGTCCGGGAGGACCAGTGGGAGGCACCCACCCCGTGCACGGAGTGGTCGGTGTTCGACCTGGTCAACCACCTCACCTCGGAGCAGCTGTGGGTGCCCCGCCTGGTGCGGGACGGTGCCACCATCGCCTCGGTGGACGGGGACTTCGACGGCGACCAGCTCGGGGAGGACCCGGTCGGGGCGTGGGACGGGGCCGCCGCGGCGGCGAAGGCGGCGTTCGCCGAGCCGGGCGCGCTGCACCGCTCGGTCCACCTCTCCTACGGCACCACCCCAGCCGACGCGTACTGCACGCAGATGACCGCCGACGCCGTGGTGCACACCTGGGATCTCTCCCGGGCGATCGGTGCCGACGAGCGGCTGCCGGACCGCCTGGTGGGCGCGGCGCTGCGCGAGGTGGAGCCGTATGCCGAGGTGCTGGCGGGTACGGGGCTGTTCGCCGAGCCCGTCGAGCCGCCGAGGGGCGCGGACGAGCTGACCCGGCTGCTGTGTCTGCTCGGCCGGCGGCCCTGA